The DNA segment TCGGATTTCGAAGTTTGGATGAAATCAAAAAAGAAGATCCTGAAAAGCTGTATCTTCGGATCTGCGAATACCAGGGAGGACACGTGGATCGTTGTATGCTTTATGTGTTTCGATGTGTATCTTACGCTCTCAATACGAAAAAACCGGATTCTGAAAAGCTGAAATGGTGGAACTGGAAGGATACGATTCCTTCTCAAAAAACTCAAAAATCAAAACGATAATTGGCGCCTATCTGCGCATAGGTGAGGATCGTTTTGGAATCATACATCATCGGTATGAGAATTTGAGGTCCGTAAAATTTTAATAACTCCTGGGAAAGGTCGGAATTTCCTCCTCCACCGCTTTCCGAGATATAGCCGGATTGTAGTTTGTTTTTGAGCGTCATATTGCTTGCTTCGAAAAACACGCTCCAATTCCCTTTGATCCTTGCCGTCAGTTTGAGATTGATTTCCGTTCCGCTTGACTTCCAGTAATAGTCCAAA comes from the Leptospira sp. WS92.C1 genome and includes:
- a CDS encoding helix-hairpin-helix domain-containing protein, which produces MSKKEFSNANLGYLEQSDILREFQTLPGVGKSIAMDYWNLGFRSLDEIKKEDPEKLYLRICEYQGGHVDRCMLYVFRCVSYALNTKKPDSEKLKWWNWKDTIPSQKTQKSKR